A genome region from Brassica oleracea var. oleracea cultivar TO1000 chromosome C2, BOL, whole genome shotgun sequence includes the following:
- the LOC106322802 gene encoding uncharacterized protein LOC106322802, with translation MALEWVVLGYAAAAEAIMVILLTMPGLDALRKGLIAVTRNLLKPFLSIIPFCLFLLMDIYWKYETRPSCDGDSCTPSEHLRHQKSIMKSQRNALLIASALVFYWILYSVTNLVVRIEQLNQRVERLRKRE, from the coding sequence ATGGCTCTCGAGTGGGTTGTCCTAGGCTACGCGGCCGCCGCCGAAGCGATCATGGTCATCCTCCTAACCATGCCAGGACTCGACGCGCTCCGCAAAGGCTTGATCGCCGTCACGCGCAACCTCCTGAAACCGTTTCTCTCGATCATCCCCTTCTGCCTCTTCCTCCTCATGGACATCTACTGGAAGTACGAGACCCGCCCCTCCTGCGACGGCGACTCGTGCACTCCCTCCGAGCACCTCCGCCACCAGAAGTCGATCATGAAGTCCCAGCGCAACGCGCTCCTGATCGCGTCGGCGCTTGTTTTCTACTGGATTTTGTACTCCGTTACGAATCTTGTTGTGAGGATCGAGCAGCTTAACCAGAGGGTTGAGAGGCTTAGGAAGAGAGAGTAA
- the LOC106322801 gene encoding probable polygalacturonase At3g15720 yields the protein MNKSLLFFVFLCLLIQISKLGFCLERKAHNGNNGLKRHGFISVTSFGAVGDGKADDTKAFLKAWKAACKGGIRGKTNFLVPLGKTFMLKPLTFEGPCKSSPITFLIGGNLVAPGYTWHAGNYPAWISFGSINGLVVTGGGTVNGRGSVWWRNVQHRPTAMHFNNCNGLHISNLHHLNSPRNHISLSCSENISLSGLNMTAPGDSPNTDGIDISNCRGVDLRDSVIATGDDCIAINGGSSYINITGIFCGPGHGISVGSLGENGHFSAVEEVRVKNCTLSNTKNGVRIKTFQNGSGFARKISFEDIKMVASENPIIIEQNYHDRAKNGDVSFEYSNYQSCRVNRLYQTLSGSGNGRGVRVSDVRYSRIHGSSASSEAITMNCDANLGCVDIVMDHVDLVSAKSGHRVSASCKNVHGKYFDSDISCQKKALGRW from the exons ATGAACAAATCGTTGTTGTTCTTCGTCTTTTTATGCTTGCTTATTCAAATAAGCAAATTAGGTTTCTGCCTAGAAAGAAAAGCTCATAATGGTAACAATGGACTGAAACGCCATGGATTCATAAGTGTCACTAGCTTCGGAGCTGTTGGCGATGGGAAGGCTGATGATACTAAG GCATTTCTTAAGGCATGGAAAGCTGCATGTAAGGGAGGAATTAGAGGGAAGACAAATTTTCTAGTGCCTCTAGGAAAAACCTTCATGCTTAAGCCTCTTACATTCGAAGGTCCCTGCAAGTCTTCCCCCATCACCTTTTTG ATAGGAGGCAATCTTGTTGCGCCGGGTTACACTTGGCATGCGGGAAATTACCCTGCGTGGATAAGTTTTGGCAGTATTAACGGTCTAGTTGTCACCGGAGGCGGCACCGTCAACGGTCGTGGTTCTGTGTGGTGGAGAAACGTTCAGCATCGTCCCACC GCAATGCATTTCAACAACTGTAATGGTCTTCACATCTCTAACCTCCACCACTTGAACAGTCCTCGTAACCACATAAGTCTAAGCTGCTCAGAGAACATCAGCCTCTCGGGTCTAAACATGACTGCGCCTGGTGATAGTCCTAATACGGATGGTATAGACATATCAAACTGTAGAGGAGTCGACCTACGTGACTCTGTTATTGCCACTGGGGATGACTGCATTGCTATCAACGGAGGTTCCTCTTATATCAACATAACCGGCATTTTTTGCGGCCCCGGTCATGGCATCAG CGTAGGAAGCCTTGGAGAAAATGGACATTTTTCAGCCGTTGAAGAAGTGAGAGTAAAGAACTGTACTCTGTCAAACACAAAGAACGGTGTCCGAATCAAGACATTCCAG AATGGATCAGGATTCGCTCGGAAAATCTCATTCGAGGATATCAAAATGGTGGCTTCAGAGAACCCTATTATCATCGAACAGAACTACCACGACCGAGCCAAGAACGGAGACGTAAGCTTTGAATACAGTAACTACCAAAGCTGTCGTGTAAATCGCTTGTACCAGACTCTGTCCGGTTCTGGTAATGGCAGAGGCGTGAGAGTGAGCGATGTGCGTTACAGTAGAATACACGGTTCATCTGCGAGTAGTGAAGCCATCACAATGAACTGCGATGCGAACTTGGGATGTGTGGATATTGTGATGGACCATGTGGATCTCGTTTCAGCTAAATCAGGTCACAGGGTGTCTGCTTCTTGCAAGAATGTTCATGGGAAGTACTTTGATTCTGATATTAGCTGTCAGAAAAAAGCATTAGGGAGGTGGTGA
- the LOC106324855 gene encoding uncharacterized protein LOC106324855 isoform X1 — protein sequence MEKRKVVMCGVLSLLGLLSALTAFAAEATKKSQAKLTTSDSLTRCSYHRSPAYNLGFASAVFLMMAQIIVSVGSGCFCCRKGPAPSRSKWIISLICFIVSWFTFVLAFLVLLYGAALNDEHAEEATFPDARICYTVGTGVFSTGSVLSVVTIALGIVYYLGLNSSNQNVGVTRTVANQGGGIAMGQPQIPERGEDPVFVHEDTYMRRQFT from the exons ATGGAGAAGAGAAAGGTAGTGATGTGCGGTGTGTTATCTCTTCTGGGTTTATTATCAGCTCTTACTGCCTTTGCTGCTGAAGCTACCAAA AAATCTCAGGCCAAGCTTACCACCTCTGATTCACTCACACGATGCTCTTATCACAGAAGCCCTGCTTACAATCTAGGCTTCGCTTCAGCTGTCTTTCTAATGATGGCTCAGATCATCGTAAGCGTCGGAAGCGGTTGTTTCTGTTGTAGAAAAGGTCCTGCTCCTTCAAGATCCAAGTGGATTATCTCCTTAATCTGCTTCATTGTCTCCTG GTTCACTTTTGTGCTAGCTTTCCTCGTGCTTCTCTATGGAGCTGCACTAAACGATGAACACGCCGAGGAGGCAACGTTTCCGGATGCCCGCATCTGCTACACTGTCGGTACTGGCGTTTTCTCCACCGGTTCTGTGCTGTCGGTTGTTACTATTGCGCTCGGGATTGTTTACTATCTAGGTTTGAATTCGAGTAACCAAAACGTTGGTGTCACAAGGACGGTGGCTAACCAAGGAGGAGGAATAGCAATGGGACAGCCTCAGATTCCAGAGAGAGGAGAAGATCCTGTCTTTGTTCATGAAGATACTTACATGAGAAGACAGTTCACTTAA
- the LOC106324855 gene encoding uncharacterized protein LOC106324855 isoform X2 — protein sequence MEKRKKSQAKLTTSDSLTRCSYHRSPAYNLGFASAVFLMMAQIIVSVGSGCFCCRKGPAPSRSKWIISLICFIVSWFTFVLAFLVLLYGAALNDEHAEEATFPDARICYTVGTGVFSTGSVLSVVTIALGIVYYLGLNSSNQNVGVTRTVANQGGGIAMGQPQIPERGEDPVFVHEDTYMRRQFT from the exons ATGGAGAAGAGAAAG AAATCTCAGGCCAAGCTTACCACCTCTGATTCACTCACACGATGCTCTTATCACAGAAGCCCTGCTTACAATCTAGGCTTCGCTTCAGCTGTCTTTCTAATGATGGCTCAGATCATCGTAAGCGTCGGAAGCGGTTGTTTCTGTTGTAGAAAAGGTCCTGCTCCTTCAAGATCCAAGTGGATTATCTCCTTAATCTGCTTCATTGTCTCCTG GTTCACTTTTGTGCTAGCTTTCCTCGTGCTTCTCTATGGAGCTGCACTAAACGATGAACACGCCGAGGAGGCAACGTTTCCGGATGCCCGCATCTGCTACACTGTCGGTACTGGCGTTTTCTCCACCGGTTCTGTGCTGTCGGTTGTTACTATTGCGCTCGGGATTGTTTACTATCTAGGTTTGAATTCGAGTAACCAAAACGTTGGTGTCACAAGGACGGTGGCTAACCAAGGAGGAGGAATAGCAATGGGACAGCCTCAGATTCCAGAGAGAGGAGAAGATCCTGTCTTTGTTCATGAAGATACTTACATGAGAAGACAGTTCACTTAA
- the LOC106325558 gene encoding glutathione S-transferase F12, with the protein MVVKLYGQVTAACPQRVVLCFLEKEIEFEIVHVDLDTLEQKKPEHLLRQPFGQVPAIEDGDFKLFESRAIARYYATRYADQGTNLLGKFLEHRAIVDQWADVETHYFNVLAFPIVLNLVIKPRLGEECDVVLVEELKAKLGVVLDIYENRLASNRFLAGDEFTMADLTHMPAMGYLMRTDVNQMVKARVNMNRWWEEITARPAWKKLMKMAGFEA; encoded by the exons ATGGTTGTGAAACTATATGGGCAGGTAACTGCAGCTTGTCCACAAAGAGTAGTGCTTTGTTTTTTAGAGAAAGAAATTGAGTTTGAGATTGTTCATGTCGACCTTGATACATTAGAGCAGAAGAAACCAGAACATCTTCTTCGTCAG CCATTTGGTCAAGTCCCAGCCATAGAAGATGGAGACTTCAAGCTTTTTG AATCTAGAGCCATTGCGAGATACTACGCGACCAGGTACGCGGACCAAGGCACAAACCTTTTGGGCAAGTTTCTAGAGCACCGAGCCATCGTGGACCAGTGGGCCGACGTGGAGACCCATTACTTTAACGTTCTGGCGTTCCCCATTGTGCTTAACCTAGTCATCAAGCCCAGGTTAGGCGAAGAATGTGACGTCGTTTTGGTCGAGGAGCTCAAGGCGAAGCTAGGGGTGGTCTTGGACATATACGAGAACCGGCTTGCTTCCAACCGGTTTTTGGCTGGTGATGAATTCACTATGGCTGATTTGACGCACATGCCAGCGATGGGGTACTTGATGCGTACCGATGTAAACCAGATGGTTAAGGCTCGAGTGAATATGAACCGGTGGTGGGAAGAGATTACGGCTAGACCGGCTTGGAAGAAGCTTATGAAGATGGCTGGTTTTGAAGCTTAA
- the LOC106327868 gene encoding phytoene synthase, chloroplastic-like, with the protein MSSVAVLWVAPSSPNPDPMNNPGLIRVLESSRLLSPCLNQRLDTGKRSSSSSVMSCRRRLSSAVSSSLVASPAAGEITLSSEEKVYNVVLKQAALVNKQLRDLDDLKKPQDIVLPGTTTGSLSLLGEAYDRCGEVCAEYAKTFYLGTLLMTPERRKAIWAIYVWCRRTDELVDGPNASHITPMALDRWEARLEDLFRGRPFDMLDAALADTVARYPVDIQPFRDMVEGMRMDLRKSRYKNFDDLYLYCYYVAGTVGLMSVPVMGIDPKSKATTESVYNAALALGIANQLTNILRDVGEDARRGRVYLPQDELAQAGLSDEDIFSGKVTDKWRNFMKMQLKRARMFFDEAEKGVTELDAASRWPVWASLLLYRRILDEIEANDYNNFTKRAYVGKAKKIAALPLAYAKSILKASSSR; encoded by the exons ATGTCTTCTGTAGCAGTGTTATGGGTTGCTCCCTCTTCTCCAAATCCAGACCCAATGAACAATCCTGGGTTAATAAGAGTTCTAGAATCTTCTAGATTGCTTTCTCCTTGTCTGAATCAGAGACTCGACACTGGCAAGAGGAGTTCTTCTTCTTCTGTAATGAGCTGCAGAAGAAGATTAAGTAGTGCTGTCTCTTCAAGTTTAGTAGCAAGTCCTGCTGCAGGAGAGATAACCCTCTCATCTGAAGAGAAGGTTTACAACGTTGTGCTGAAACAAGCAGCTCTGGTTAACAAACAGCTTAGGGACCTTGATGATCTGAAGAAGCCACAGGATATTGTTCTTCCTGGGACTACTACTGGGAGTTTGAGTTTGTTGGGTGAAGCTTATGATCGATGCGGCGAAGTTTGTGCTGAATATGCTAAAACGTTTTATCTCG GAACTTTGCTTATGACACCTGAGAGGCGAAAGGCCATTTGGGCTATCTATG TTTGGTGTAGAAGAACTGATGAACTCGTAGATGGGCCTAATGCATCACACATAACACCCATGGCGTTAGACAGATGGGAAGCAAGGTTAGAAGATCTCTTCCGTGGCCGTCCTTTCGATATGCTTGACGCTGCTCTAGCTGATACAGTTGCTAGATACCCCGTCGATATTCAG CCATTTAGAGACATGGTAGAAGGAATGAGAATGGATCTGAGGAAGTCTAGATACAAGAACTTTGATGATCTCTACCTTTACTGCTACTATGTAGCCGGAACCGTCGGTTTGATGAGCGTTCCGGTTATGGGGATCGATCCTAAGTCCAAAGCAACGACAGAGAGTGTTTACAACGCTGCCTTGGCTCTCGGCATAGCCAATCAGCTTACCAACATACTCAGAGACGTTGGCGAAGA TGCGAGAAGAGGAAGGGTTTATCTGCCGCAAGATGAGCTAGCTCAGGCTGGTCTCTCAGATGAAGACATATTTTCTGGAAAAGTCACTGATAAATGGAGAAACTTCATGAAAATGCAGCTTAAGCGAGCAAGAATGTTCTTTGATGAAGCTGAGAAAGGTGTTACTGAGCTTGACGCAGCTAGCAGATGGCCG GTATGGGCATCGCTCCTATTGTACAGGAGGATATTGGACGAGATTGAAGCGAATGATTACAACAACTTTACGAAGAGGGCTTATGTTGGGAAAGCGAAGAAGATTGCAGCTCTCCCATTAGCTTATGCTAAATCAATACTAAAGGCTTCAAGTTCAAGATGA
- the LOC106323052 gene encoding cyclin-A1-1-like: MSKTTNQNRRPSFTSSTESSMRKRHGPPSSSSSVKPISNTAVMVAKKRAPLGNITNQGKDSRIFPNSSSADSAHCPNKSAKLKLAPPTTQPVCVNACETKSTCEEEVSAVERKAFSNLHITPSSDTTTNVRRDVLSETENKEDKFINIDNNDDADPQLCATFACDIYNHLRAAEAKKQPAVDYMETVQKDVNSTMRGILVDWLVEVSEEYRLVPETLYLTVNYIDRYLSGNVISRQKLQLLGVACMMIAAKYEEVCAPQVEEFCYITDNTYLKDEVLDMESAVLNYLKFEMSAPTVKCFLRRFSRAAQGVHEAPCMQLECMASYIAELSLLEYTMLSHPPSLVAASAIFLAKYTLDPTRRPWNSTLRHYTQYEAMELRGCVMDLQRLCSNAHVSTLPAVRDKYSQHKYKFVAKKFCPSIIPPDFFKNS, encoded by the exons ATGTCGAAGACTACTAATCAGAACCGGCGGCCTTCTTTCACCTCGTCGACGGAATCGTCGATGAGGAAACGTCACGGACCACCATCTTCTTCGTCGTCAGTGAAACCGATCTCTAACACGGCGGTTATGGTGGCCAAGAAACGAGCCCCACTGGGTAACATCACTAATCAAGGGAAGGATTCACGAATATTCCCAAATTCATCTTCTGCTGATTCC GCACATTGTCCGAACAAGTCTGCGAAATTGAAGTTGGCACCACCAACAACACAACCTGTTTGCGTTAATGCCTGTGAGACAAAGTCTACATGTGAAGAAGAAGTGTCTGCTGTCGAGAGGAAGGCATTTAGCAATCTACACATAACCCCGAGTTCAGACACAACAACTAATG TCAGAAGAGATGTATTGTCTGAAACGGAGAATAAGGAGGATAAGTTTATCAACATCGACAATAACGACGATGCGGATCCGCAGCTCTGTGCAACGTTTGCTTGTGATATTTACAATCATCTCCGTGCCGCCGAGGCAAAGAAGCAGCCTGCCGTTGACTACATGGAGACAGTTCAGAAAGATGTTAACTCTACTATGCGCGGAATCCTTGTTGATTGGCTTGTTGAG GTATCAGAAGAGTATAGGCTTGTACCGGAGACGTTGTATCTGACAGTGAACTACATTGATAGATATCTATCTGGCAATGTGATTAGTAGACAGAAGCTTCAGTTGCTTGGTGTGGCTTGTATGATGATAGCAGC AAAATATGAAGAGGTATGTGCACCACAAGTCGAGGAGTTCTGCTATATTACTGATAATACATATCTCAAGGATGAG GTTCTTGACATGGAATCTGCTGTTTTGAATTACTTGAAGTTTGAAATGTCAGCTCCAACAGTCAAGTGCTTTCTAAG ACGCTTTTCTCGGGCTGCCCAAGGGGTTCATGAGGCTCCGTGTATGCAGCTAGAGTGTATGGCCAGCTACATTGCGGAACTGTCGCTTTTGGAGTACACAATGCTCTCTCATCCTCCTTCACTCGTTGCTGCTTCTGCCATTTTCTTGGCTAAGTATACTCTAGACCCAACAAGAAGACCGTGG AATTCGACGTTGCGACACTATACGCAGTATGAAGCGATGGAATTGAGAGGGTGTGTGATGGATCTCCAACGGTTGTGTAGTAACGCTCATGTCTCTACTCTTCCTGCTGTAAGGGACAAGTATAGTCAACACAAATACAAGTTTGTGGCAAAGAAGTTTTGTCCATCAATTATCCCACCAGATTTCTTCAAGAACAGCTAG
- the LOC106325024 gene encoding protein SET DOMAIN GROUP 40 yields the protein MDSEHQTMEQFLRWAAELGVSDSTYPSRSRDSCLGRTLSVADFPLAGGRGLGAVRELRKGELVLKVPRNALLTTESMVAKDPNLGDSINLHASLSSTQILSVCLLYEMSKGKSSFWYPYLVHLPRDYDLLATFGDFEKRALQVEDAVWAAEKAIAKSQSEWKEAVTLLKELDLKPKFQSLQAWNWASATISSRTLHIPWDSAGCLCPVGDLFNYDAPGDDSNTPKGPETVNNAEEAGHVVETQSERLTDGGFDGDANAYCLYARRNYQLGEQVLLCYGTYTNLELLEHYGFTLEENSNDKVFIPLETSLYALSSSWPKDSLYIHQDGKPSFALVSTLRLWLTPQSQRDKSVMRLVYAGSQISVKNEILVMKWVSERCRNVLKDLPTSLQEDRGILQDIDKLQDPELRLEQREVEAFGSEVRSFLEANHLWDLINGGFSGKIKRIMSKWRLSVQWRLRYKRTLADCISYCNEKINNLSGT from the exons ATGGACTCAGAGCACCAAACCATGGAACAGTTCCTCCGATGGGCAGCAGAGCTCGGCGTTTCAGATTCCACCTATCCTTCTCGATCTCGCGATTCTTGTCTCGGCCGTACCCTCTCCGTCGCCGACTTCCCTCTCGCCGGCGG GAGAGGCTTGGGAGCTGTTCGTGAGCTCAGGAAAGGAGAATTGGTTCTGAAAGTCCCGAGGAACGCTCTGTTGACTACAGAGTCCATGGTCGCTAAAGATCCGAACTTGGGGGATTCTATCAATCTTCACGCATCGCTTTCTTCGACCCAG ATACTGAGTGTTTGCTTGTTGTATGAGATGAGTAAAGGGAAGAGCTCTTTTTGGTACCCTTACTTGGTTCATTTGCCTCGTGACTATGATCTCTTGGCTACGTTCGGTGATTTCGAGAAGCGAGCTTTACAA GTTGAAGATGCTGTTTGGGCTGCTGAGAAGGCTATAGCAAAGTCTCAGTCTGAGTGGAAGGAAGCTGTTACGTTGTTGAAGGAGTTAGATCTCAAGCCCAAGTTTCAGAGTCTTCAAGCATGGAACTGGGCTTCTGCGACT ATATCTTCACGGACGCTGCATATTCCATGGGACAGTGCTGGGTGTTTGTGTCCTGTGGGGGACTTGTTTAACTATGATGCTCCTGGAGATGATTCGAATACCCCAAAAGGTCCTGAAACTGTGAATAATGCAGAGGAAGCAGGACATGTTGTTGAGACTCAGTCTGAAAGGCTCACAGATGGTGGATTCGATGGAGATGCCAATGCTTATTGTCTTTATGCAAGAAGGAATTATCAGCTAGGAGAACAG GTTCTTCTATGTTACGGGACTTACACGAATCTGGAGCTTCTTGAGCACTATGGGTTTACTTTAGAAGAGAATTCAAACGACAAGGTCTTTATTCCTCTAGAGACCAGCCTTTACGCTCTATCTTCTTCATGGCCTAAAGACTCCTTATACATTCATCAAGACGGCAAACCATCTTTTGCGCTTGTATCCACGTTGAGACTGTGGCTGACCCCACAGAGCCAGCGTGACAAGTCGGTTATGCGCCTCGTCTATGCTGGTTCTCAGATATCTGTGAAGAATGAGATTCTAGTCATGAAGTGGGTGTCAGAGAGATGTAGAAATGTTTTAAAGGATCTGCCAACGTCTCTCCAAGAGGACAGAGGGATTCTTCAGGATATTGATAAGCTTCAAGACCCTGAGTTGCGTCTGGAGCAGAGAGAAGTAGAAGCTTTTGGAAGTGAAGTACGTTCTTTTCTAGAGGCGAATCATTTGTGGGATTTGATAAATGGGGGATTTTCTGGGAAGATTAAGAGGATAATGAGTAAATGGAGATTGTCAGTGCAGTGGAGGCTAAGGTACAAGAGAACTCTTGCTGATTGTATCTCTTATTGTAATGAGAAAATAAATAATCTATCAGGTACCTAA
- the LOC106322797 gene encoding uncharacterized protein LOC106322797 encodes MVLLHHHGLHLHPRISIATSPDYNRLRKSLDDVLLSMRFGLTRDLPLKRSSFAYYSGSREQQPITMATKGDKTSTEVKEKVVEEKKKEVSLPPPPEKPEAGDCCGSGCVRCVWDVYYDELEEYNKLTASAPGDTKSN; translated from the coding sequence ATGGTTTTGTTGCATCACCACGGTCTTCATCTCCATCCCAGAATCTCGATCGCCACATCGCCCGATTACAATCGCCTCCGGAAAAGCCTTGACGATGTGCTTTTGAGCATGAGATTTGGACTAACGCGAGATCTCCCTCTGAAACGATCATCATTCGCCTATTATTCCGGATCTCGAGAACAACAGCCCATCACCATGGCGACCAAGGGCGACAAGACTTCGACGGAGGTGAAAGAAAAGGTAGTGGAGGAGAAGAAGAAGGAGGTATCGCTCCCTCCGCCGCCGGAGAAACCAGAGGCTGGCGATTGTTGCGGTAGCGGTTGCGTCCGATGCGTTTGGGATGTGTATTACGATGAGCTCGAAGAATACAACAAGCTTACTGCTTCCGCTCCTGGAGATACTAAATCCAATTGA
- the LOC106322796 gene encoding autophagy protein 5-like produces MAANEEAVKYVWEGAIPLQIHLHKSEVASHPPPPPALVLAPRIGYLPLLDHLIKPYFKDSLPPGEDSIWFDYKGLPLKWYIPTGVLFDLLCAEPERPWNLTIHFRGYPSNVLIPCEGEDSVKWNFVNSLKEAAYIINGNCKNVMNMSQSDQEDLWTSVMNGDLDAYTRLSPKIKMGNIEDEFSRKASVSSPQSRQGGTEIDVAGQVKTARVPVRLYVRSVSKDFENLEDVPEMDTWDEISYLNRPVDFLREEGKCFTLRDAIESLLPEYIRDRAQTSGEEGEERTTDASDVSQETRGEIKMVRIQGIEMKLEIPFSWVVNNLMNPEFYLHVSVLVKEPQR; encoded by the exons ATGGCGGCGAATGAAGAAGCGGTGAAGTACGTATGGGAAGGAGCAATTCCTCTGCAGATTCATCTCCACAAATCCGAAGTCGCTTCTCACCCGCCTCCTCCTCCTGCTCTC GTGTTAGCGCCAAGAATAGGATACTTGCCTCTGTTAGATCATCTTATAAAGCCTTACTTCAAGGATTCACTTCCTCCTGGGGAAGATTCCATCTGGTTTGACTACAAAGGATTGCCTCTGAAATG GTATATACCAACGGGTGTTCTTTTCGATCTCCTATGTGCAGAACCAGAGAGACCTTGGAATCTCACG ATACACTTTAGAGGATATCCTAGCAACGTACTGATACCATGTGAAGGAGAAGATTCTGTCAAGTGGAACTTTGTTAATTCTTTGAAGGAG GCGGCATATATTATCAATGGAAATTGCAAGAATGTTATGAATATGTCTCAGAGCGATCAAGAGGATCTGTGGACCTCTGTCATGAACG GTGATCTTGATGCCTACACAAGATTATCACCCAAGATTAAAATGGGAAATATCGAAGATGAGTTTTCAAGAAAAGCAAGTGTGTCATCTCCACAATCTCGACAAGGTGGGACTGAGATAGATGTGGCTGGACAAGTCAAGACAG CAAGGGTTCCTGTTCGGTTGTATGTTCGAAGTGTGAGTAAAGATTTCGAGAATCTTGAAGATGTACCTGAGATGGATACATGGGATGAGATCTCGTACCTAAATCGCCCTGTTGATTTCCTCAGAGAAGAAG GGAAATGCTTTACTTTACGAGACGCCATTGAAAGTCTCCTCCCGGAGTACATTAGAGACAGAGCTCAAACGAGTGGAGAAGAGGGTGAAGAAAGAACCACGGATGCATCAGATGTCTCGCAGGAGACGAGGGGAGAAATCAAAATGGTAAGGATCCAAGGGATTGAGATGAAACTAGAGATACCATTTTCGTGGGTGGTAAATAACTTGATGAACCCAGAGTTCTATCTCCATGTCTCTGTTCTTGTTAAAGAACCTCAAAGGTAG
- the LOC106325258 gene encoding protein REVEILLE 1-like, translating into MASSPLTANVQGDDNRVEEAAEIQLNDQVFDYAPKVRKPYTITKERERWTDEEHNKFVEALKLYGRAWRKIEEHVGTKTAVQIRSHAQKFFSKVARESSGGNVSSLEPIVIPPPRPKRRPMHPYPRKLGNEGDQTSRSVSPSKRDNRSPTSVLSTVGSEAFGSSDSHSPNRSLSPVSSASPPAALVTTANAPEELETLKLELFPTERLLNKEPTKQSLKLFGKTVLVPDPGMSSSLTTYCKSPIQPLPRKLSRLETFPVVINPQEELLSCWIQVPPKQEECLDSEKGVQNEGSSTGSNTGSVDDTGHTEKSSEPETMVCQREFKPSERSAFSELRRRNSESNSRGFGPYKKRKMVIEAEEEQEIRLYL; encoded by the exons ATGGCGTCGTCTCCGTTGACTGCGAATGTTCAG GGTGATGACAATAGAGTTGAAGAAGCTGCAGAGATACAACTCAATGACCAAGTTTTTGACTATGCACCCAAG GTACGGAAACCATACACCATAACAAAAGAAAGAGAGAGATGGACAGATGAAGAGCACAACAAGTTTGTTGAAGCTTTGAAACTCTATGGGCGAGCATGGAGAAAAATCGAAG AGCATGTGGGCACAAAGACTGCTGTTCAGATCCGAAGCCATGCTCAGAAGTTTTTCTCTAAG GTTGCTCGAGAATCATCTGGAGGTAATGTGAGCTCGTTGGAGCCGATTGTGATACCGCCTCCTCGTCCCAAGAGGAGACCAATGCATCCTTACCCACGTAAGTTGGGGAACGAGGGAGACCAAACAAGTAGATCTGTTTCTCCCTCAAAACGAGACAACAGATCTCCGACCTCTGTGCTGTCAACTGTTGGATCAGAAGCCTTTGGTTCCTCTGACTCACATTCACCAAATCGAAGCTTGTCCCCTGTCTCCTCTGCATCACCTCCTGCTGCTCTTGTAACTACTGCAAACGCACCTGAAGAGCTTGAGACTCTG AAGCTGGAGTTGTTTCCAACAGAGAGACTCTTAAACAAGGAACCGACGAAGCAAAGCCTTAAACTCTTCGGCAAGACAGTTTTGGTACCTGATCCAGGCATGTCCTCTTCTCTAACAACTTACTGCAAGTCACCGATTCAGCCATTACCAAGGAAACTCTCCAGATTAGAAACATTCCCCGTGGTAATAAACCCACAGGAAGAACTCTTGAGCTGTTGGATACAAGTCCCTCCTAAGCAAGAAGAATGCTTAGACTCAGAAAAGGGCGTCCAAAATGAAGGATCATCGACTGGGTCAAACACTGGTTCGGTGGATGATACAGGACACACGGAGAAGAGCTCAGAACCCGAAACAATGGTATGCCAAAGGGAGTTTAAACCTAGCGAGAGGTCTGCATTTTCTGAGCTCAGAAGAAGAAACTCTGAGTCTAATTCAAGAGGATTTGGTCCGTACAAGAAGAGAAAAATGGTTATAGAAGCAGAAGAAGAACAAGAGATTCGCCTCTACTTATAA